In Alkalihalobacillus sp. TS-13, the following are encoded in one genomic region:
- the rplU gene encoding 50S ribosomal protein L21: MYAIIEAGGKQFRVEEGQELYIEKVNGEAGDTITFDRVLMVGGDDVKVGSPIVDGATVTAKVDKQGRAKKVVVYKFKPKKNYRRKQGHRQPYTKVVIDKINV; the protein is encoded by the coding sequence ATGTACGCAATTATTGAAGCTGGCGGAAAACAATTCCGTGTAGAAGAAGGACAAGAGCTTTACATTGAAAAAGTGAATGGTGAAGCTGGCGATACAATTACATTCGATCGTGTATTGATGGTTGGTGGAGATGACGTAAAAGTCGGAAGCCCAATCGTAGACGGAGCGACTGTAACGGCTAAGGTCGACAAGCAAGGCCGTGCGAAAAAAGTCGTTGTTTACAAGTTCAAGCCTAAAAAGAACTATCGTCGTAAACAAGGTCATCGTCAACCATACACAAAAGTTGTTATTGACAAAATTAACGTATAA
- the mreD gene encoding rod shape-determining protein MreD, translating to MIRFLLPFITYLVFISESTIMQVFTPQHLDNETILIPRFVVVIVCFIAMYISPIRGLIYGIAFGLLYDVIFTDLLGVYMFSMGLTAYVTTFIARYFHGNIFVTLFIMLIGLSTFEFLIYGLYSLIGVANVMVETFIYQRYLPTLILNGVFVVLVYYPLRKWLLDIAMELQEK from the coding sequence ATGATCCGCTTTCTTCTTCCTTTTATTACATACCTCGTTTTTATTAGTGAAAGTACCATCATGCAGGTTTTCACACCACAGCATCTGGATAACGAAACAATCCTTATCCCACGCTTTGTTGTTGTCATAGTGTGTTTCATAGCTATGTACATTTCACCGATCCGCGGTCTCATTTATGGGATAGCTTTCGGTTTGCTTTATGATGTGATTTTCACTGATTTGCTAGGGGTGTATATGTTTTCGATGGGATTGACAGCCTATGTGACGACCTTCATAGCTAGATATTTCCACGGGAACATATTTGTGACGTTATTCATTATGCTAATAGGTCTTTCTACATTCGAATTTTTAATTTATGGGTTATATAGCTTAATAGGAGTAGCGAATGTGATGGTGGAAACCTTTATTTATCAGCGGTATCTCCCGACCTTGATTCTAAATGGTGTATTCGTCGTTTTAGTCTATTACCCACTCCGGAAATGGTTGCTTGATATAGCCATGGAATTGCAAGAAAAATAG
- a CDS encoding Spo0B C-terminal domain-containing protein: MKEIWDPVSLLRHARHDWLNQLQLIKGNLALDRTDRAKEIIEKVVHEAKNEAKVSNLRMPKMAEFLLTYNWQQNKYRLDYEVIGDEQDLSSFDDAMYDWTKEFIGHLNKLVEPDGEPHLMITIQLIHGRSRFTYDFAGKIDLESCKALDSLNPLHNSITIVESYCQENELLYILELGS; this comes from the coding sequence ATGAAGGAAATATGGGATCCCGTTAGTCTATTACGTCATGCCCGGCATGATTGGCTGAACCAACTTCAACTGATAAAAGGAAACTTAGCACTAGACCGTACTGACCGGGCAAAAGAAATAATTGAAAAGGTTGTGCATGAAGCGAAGAACGAGGCGAAGGTTTCAAATCTTCGGATGCCGAAAATGGCTGAATTTTTATTAACATACAATTGGCAGCAGAACAAATATCGACTCGATTATGAAGTGATCGGTGACGAACAAGACCTTTCGTCGTTTGACGATGCGATGTACGACTGGACTAAAGAATTCATCGGTCATCTTAATAAATTGGTGGAACCAGATGGAGAGCCGCATCTGATGATTACTATCCAATTGATTCATGGAAGATCAAGATTCACCTATGATTTTGCAGGGAAAATTGATCTCGAATCCTGTAAGGCATTAGATTCCCTGAATCCTTTACATAATTCAATCACGATCGTCGAAAGCTACTGTCAGGAAAATGAACTGTTATATATTCTTGAACTAGGATCATAA
- a CDS encoding M23 family metallopeptidase, producing MKSRADEIRRKYHNHIKRNKPGSNHSYPDYKDERNEGGHPLFSSQGFLFRLMAAVGLFLIVGIVFKNPSENLNPVRTLVNNSFDQEFQFASIAGWYEEKFGKPLALFPTESKGSEVANTGKKMQDYALPANTKVLQSFKDNGQGILLETGNKTDVSAIKEGFVIFAGEKDKLGKTVVVQHFDGSESWYGKLDKIDDGVKLYNYIDLGTTLGKVTMEDGSEAGMFYFAIKDNGGFVDPLKVLSSE from the coding sequence ATGAAAAGCAGAGCGGATGAGATACGGAGAAAGTATCACAATCACATAAAAAGAAATAAACCTGGTTCCAATCATTCCTACCCTGACTATAAGGATGAGCGAAATGAAGGAGGTCATCCTTTATTTTCTTCTCAGGGATTCCTTTTTCGATTGATGGCAGCAGTAGGCTTATTTTTAATTGTGGGAATTGTCTTCAAGAACCCATCTGAAAACCTCAATCCTGTACGTACCCTTGTCAATAATTCCTTTGATCAGGAATTTCAATTCGCTTCGATCGCAGGTTGGTATGAAGAGAAATTTGGAAAACCGCTCGCGTTGTTTCCGACTGAAAGTAAGGGTAGCGAGGTTGCTAATACGGGTAAAAAGATGCAAGATTATGCGCTTCCAGCGAACACGAAAGTCCTTCAATCGTTCAAGGACAATGGACAAGGAATTTTGCTGGAAACCGGTAATAAAACAGACGTTTCTGCTATTAAAGAAGGGTTTGTCATCTTTGCAGGAGAAAAGGACAAATTAGGCAAAACGGTTGTGGTCCAACATTTTGATGGCAGCGAGTCTTGGTATGGAAAGCTCGATAAAATCGATGATGGCGTCAAACTTTATAATTATATCGATTTAGGGACGACTCTAGGTAAGGTAACAATGGAGGATGGATCAGAAGCGGGCATGTTCTATTTCGCAATCAAGGATAACGGTGGGTTTGTAGATCCTTTGAAAGTATTATCCTCTGAATAA
- the mreC gene encoding rod shape-determining protein MreC — protein sequence MPQFFSNKRLIILLVSMIVLVAMIGFSMKERENISWPEQFLQDTVGWTQSVFYKPAHFVAGFFGNVIEMKEIYEQNKVLKLQLNEYDSLASRVKDLKKENETLRNTLKKEETLTDYTVWQASIIGRSPERWYQSVKINKGKQAGIEPNMAVISAQGLIGKIDKVSAFHSSVELVSSHDPNSRISAVVNGEKERVYGLIQGFDEKKKVLLMKMIPIDKKLEEGQTVTTSGLGGIFPEGLEIGKIVEVEPDKVEPTQTAYIEPAADLYDINHVMIVKRKMEEVDVEIGDPDQIEEEETS from the coding sequence GTGCCGCAGTTTTTTTCTAATAAACGATTGATTATTTTACTAGTAAGTATGATTGTTCTGGTGGCTATGATCGGTTTTTCCATGAAAGAACGTGAAAACATTTCATGGCCAGAACAATTTTTGCAAGATACCGTTGGATGGACACAATCTGTCTTTTATAAACCCGCACACTTTGTAGCGGGTTTCTTTGGGAATGTAATTGAGATGAAAGAAATCTATGAACAAAATAAAGTCCTGAAGTTACAGTTGAATGAATATGATTCACTCGCAAGCCGGGTGAAAGATTTGAAGAAAGAAAATGAAACCCTGCGAAACACACTTAAAAAAGAAGAAACCCTGACAGATTATACGGTATGGCAAGCTTCTATCATCGGAAGATCACCAGAGAGATGGTATCAATCTGTCAAAATCAATAAAGGCAAACAAGCTGGAATCGAACCAAATATGGCTGTCATTTCTGCCCAGGGATTGATAGGGAAGATCGACAAGGTTTCAGCATTCCATTCAAGTGTAGAATTGGTAAGCAGCCATGATCCGAACAGCAGGATTTCGGCAGTCGTAAATGGTGAAAAAGAGAGAGTATATGGTTTGATTCAAGGGTTTGACGAAAAGAAGAAAGTGCTTTTGATGAAAATGATCCCGATCGATAAGAAATTAGAAGAAGGTCAAACCGTGACGACATCTGGTCTTGGAGGCATTTTCCCTGAAGGCTTAGAGATTGGAAAGATCGTAGAAGTAGAACCTGATAAAGTGGAACCGACACAAACTGCTTACATAGAGCCAGCTGCGGACCTTTATGATATCAATCACGTGATGATCGTCAAGCGAAAAATGGAAGAAGTGGATGTTGAAATTGGGGATCCAGACCAAATAGAGGAGGAAGAAACGTCATGA
- the minD gene encoding septum site-determining protein MinD has protein sequence MGEAIVITSGKGGVGKTTTTANIGTSLALLGKKVCLIDTDIGLRNLDVIMGLENRIIYDLVDVAHNRCKLHQALIKDKRFECLYLLPAAQTKDKSAVKPEQMKTIVTELKQDYDYVIIDCPAGIEQGFKNAIAGADKSIVVTNPETSSVRDADRIIGLLEQEDIEAPKLIVNRLKPHMMENGDSLDVDEIVSILAVELLGIVTDDELVIRASNRGEPIALNPDTKASQAYRNIARRILGESVPLMSLEQDRGLFKKVKQFFGMRS, from the coding sequence GTGGGTGAAGCTATCGTTATTACATCTGGAAAAGGCGGAGTTGGAAAAACCACAACCACAGCCAACATTGGGACATCGCTTGCACTTCTTGGAAAGAAGGTTTGTTTAATCGATACAGATATCGGTCTCCGAAACTTGGATGTGATTATGGGCCTTGAAAATCGTATCATCTACGATCTTGTAGATGTTGCACATAACCGCTGTAAATTACATCAAGCTTTGATAAAAGATAAGCGATTTGAGTGTCTGTACTTATTACCCGCTGCACAGACAAAAGATAAAAGTGCTGTCAAACCTGAACAAATGAAAACGATCGTGACAGAGCTCAAACAGGACTATGATTATGTCATCATCGATTGTCCTGCAGGAATTGAACAAGGGTTCAAAAATGCGATTGCAGGCGCTGATAAATCGATCGTTGTCACAAATCCTGAGACATCATCAGTACGGGATGCAGACCGTATTATCGGTCTGCTGGAACAGGAAGACATCGAAGCTCCTAAGCTCATTGTCAACCGCTTGAAGCCTCATATGATGGAAAATGGCGACTCGTTGGATGTCGATGAAATTGTCTCGATTTTAGCGGTCGAATTGTTAGGGATCGTTACAGATGATGAACTCGTCATCCGCGCTTCCAACCGTGGTGAACCGATTGCGTTGAATCCGGATACGAAAGCCTCGCAGGCATACCGGAACATCGCTCGCAGGATTCTTGGTGAATCCGTCCCGTTGATGTCGTTGGAGCAAGACAGAGGCCTTTTTAAAAAAGTGAAGCAATTTTTCGGAATGAGATCATAA
- the minC gene encoding septum site-determining protein MinC produces MAQGQKQQKSNTHYVTIKGTKEGLILHLDDTCSFNQLLEELESKLIYPGTEDSSESPKITVKVKVGKRYLSEAQEETLRNIIYQKKNLLVDVIESDVITRKEAEFMKKENEITSVSRMIRSGQILKVQGDLLLVGDVNPGGTVAATGNIFVMGTLKGIAHAGCEGRKSAVVAASVLKPTLVRIADQFINEEENELEYSGDCAYLDEEDNMIKFNRMHILHQLRPGLNRL; encoded by the coding sequence ATGGCACAGGGACAGAAACAACAAAAATCAAATACTCATTATGTAACGATTAAGGGGACGAAAGAAGGACTCATTCTTCATCTTGATGATACATGCTCTTTCAATCAACTTTTGGAAGAACTGGAATCGAAGTTAATCTATCCCGGAACAGAGGATTCTTCAGAAAGCCCAAAGATTACGGTGAAGGTCAAAGTGGGCAAGCGATATTTGAGTGAAGCTCAGGAAGAGACTTTGAGAAATATCATCTACCAAAAGAAGAACCTGTTAGTCGATGTAATTGAATCAGACGTCATTACGCGTAAAGAAGCAGAATTCATGAAAAAAGAGAATGAAATCACTTCTGTTAGCAGAATGATACGATCTGGTCAGATATTGAAGGTTCAAGGCGACTTACTATTAGTGGGTGATGTGAATCCTGGTGGTACTGTCGCAGCAACTGGGAACATTTTTGTGATGGGGACATTGAAAGGGATCGCCCACGCAGGCTGTGAAGGTCGTAAATCAGCCGTTGTAGCAGCTTCTGTATTGAAACCAACCTTAGTTCGTATTGCAGATCAATTTATAAATGAAGAAGAAAATGAACTAGAGTACTCTGGTGATTGTGCATATTTAGATGAAGAGGACAATATGATCAAATTCAATCGAATGCATATATTACACCAGCTCAGACCCGGTTTAAACCGATTGTAG
- the rpmA gene encoding 50S ribosomal protein L27 gives MLKLNLQYFASKKGVGSTKNGRDSISKRLGAKRADGQTVTGGSILFRQRGTKIYPGKNVGRGGDDTLFAKVDGVVRFERLGRNRKQVSVYPVAKEA, from the coding sequence ATGCTTAAATTAAACCTGCAATACTTCGCATCCAAAAAGGGTGTTGGTAGTACAAAGAACGGTCGTGACTCAATCTCTAAGCGTCTAGGAGCTAAGAGAGCTGACGGACAAACTGTTACTGGTGGTTCTATTCTTTTCCGTCAACGCGGAACAAAGATCTACCCAGGTAAGAACGTTGGCCGCGGTGGAGATGACACTTTATTCGCTAAGGTGGACGGAGTCGTTCGATTCGAGCGTCTAGGCCGTAACCGTAAGCAAGTAAGTGTTTACCCAGTAGCCAAAGAAGCGTAA
- a CDS encoding ribosomal-processing cysteine protease Prp encodes MLRVNIVRDQRKIVSFSITGHAESGPYGHDLVCAAVTAVSFGTVNAIEELCQVEPEVETREDGGYFTFKAPSSVSEQTSEKIQLLLEGMLVALKSIERDYGQYIKIN; translated from the coding sequence ATGTTAAGGGTCAATATAGTTCGTGATCAGCGTAAAATCGTGTCGTTCAGCATTACGGGGCACGCCGAATCAGGTCCATATGGACATGATCTTGTATGTGCAGCAGTGACAGCTGTTTCCTTCGGAACTGTGAATGCTATCGAAGAACTCTGCCAGGTTGAACCTGAAGTGGAGACTCGTGAAGACGGCGGGTATTTTACATTCAAGGCACCTTCCTCTGTAAGTGAACAAACATCAGAGAAGATACAGCTTTTACTTGAAGGTATGCTGGTTGCATTAAAGTCAATCGAACGTGACTATGGTCAATATATCAAAATCAATTAG
- a CDS encoding Rne/Rng family ribonuclease has translation MTTSEKRAALVNHGQLVEVMLERPNAYPKAGNIYVGRVVKVLPGIQAAFVDVGFEQNGFIHATDLVPISEKENQTISEKIHEGQWIIVQVKKEASKSKGPLLTENITIPGEHLVYLPFGNYTAVSKKLSEDDTERMRKVGDELTTGCEGLIMRTSSSEVSLEQLEHEVSRLRQQWATLSDRAETLKRTSLLFEGNTLIERALAHTSNEEMTYIFDDFDVYRSFKNKYPNFTEKTYLYKGTENLFSHHNIEQAIHKALQPVVWLKNGGHINIDPTEALTVIDVNTGKFTGKQDRDESILETNLYAAEEAARQLRLRNISGMIVIDFIRMNSKDHQNKVIRRLENTFNQDPIRTRIHGFTALGLLELTRQKVKDSLSAQMTEPCAVCKAIHRQLSVETIYYALERALFEHRHTEEEGIWVEVSKPLRDYIKAPESDLEDDLSNLISAKLYITEKSEVDQPYFHVRQIGSCDVIEARIEKE, from the coding sequence ATGACAACATCTGAAAAGAGAGCTGCGCTTGTCAATCATGGACAATTGGTCGAGGTGATGCTTGAACGTCCCAATGCTTATCCCAAAGCGGGCAATATATACGTTGGGCGTGTCGTTAAAGTACTGCCAGGTATTCAAGCGGCCTTTGTCGACGTTGGATTTGAACAGAACGGATTCATACATGCCACTGATTTGGTCCCGATATCCGAGAAGGAAAATCAGACGATTTCTGAAAAGATACATGAAGGCCAATGGATTATTGTCCAAGTGAAAAAAGAAGCTTCTAAAAGCAAGGGGCCACTCCTTACGGAAAACATTACAATACCGGGAGAGCACCTTGTTTATTTACCGTTCGGGAACTACACAGCCGTTTCAAAAAAGTTGTCAGAGGATGATACCGAGCGGATGAGAAAAGTAGGGGATGAACTGACTACAGGGTGTGAAGGCTTGATCATGCGTACTTCAAGCTCAGAAGTGTCACTTGAGCAGTTAGAACATGAAGTATCAAGACTCAGGCAGCAATGGGCGACTCTTTCAGATAGAGCTGAGACCTTAAAGCGCACTTCATTATTGTTTGAAGGGAATACGTTGATTGAGCGCGCTTTAGCTCATACCTCAAATGAGGAAATGACGTACATCTTTGATGACTTCGATGTTTACCGATCCTTTAAGAATAAATATCCAAATTTCACTGAGAAGACCTATTTATATAAAGGAACTGAAAATCTTTTCAGCCATCATAATATTGAGCAGGCGATCCATAAAGCACTTCAGCCAGTTGTTTGGTTGAAAAATGGTGGTCATATCAATATTGACCCCACAGAAGCGTTGACAGTGATCGATGTGAATACCGGGAAATTCACTGGTAAGCAAGACCGTGATGAATCAATTTTAGAGACGAATCTATACGCAGCAGAAGAAGCTGCGCGACAATTGAGACTACGGAATATAAGTGGTATGATCGTTATCGACTTCATCCGAATGAATAGTAAAGATCATCAAAACAAAGTTATAAGGCGTCTTGAAAACACGTTCAATCAAGACCCGATTCGAACTAGAATTCATGGCTTCACTGCACTTGGTTTATTAGAACTTACGCGTCAAAAGGTGAAAGACAGCCTCTCTGCGCAGATGACTGAACCATGTGCGGTTTGTAAAGCAATCCATAGGCAATTATCCGTTGAAACCATCTACTATGCTTTAGAACGAGCTTTGTTTGAACATCGTCATACAGAAGAGGAAGGGATCTGGGTGGAAGTTTCTAAACCATTACGGGATTATATCAAAGCTCCAGAAAGTGACTTGGAAGATGACCTTTCAAACCTGATTTCTGCTAAACTGTATATAACGGAAAAATCCGAGGTAGATCAACCTTATTTTCACGTCAGGCAAATCGGGTCATGCGATGTGATCGAAGCACGAATAGAGAAGGAATAA
- a CDS encoding M50 family metallopeptidase, translating to MIRINPLLWLIALIGIATGHFREFLVLFFIILIHELGHAFAALFFKWRLVKVELLPFGGVAEMDEYGNRPYHEEIIVTLAGPLQHVWMISLGMFCLYNGLGDPYTLDLLISMNWMILLFNLLPIWPLDGGKLLFLFITLFSPYKKAKKFMLLISCIFLLIFTGGSLLWFAFHLNLIIIVSFLLYAHYVEWKHHPYVYVRFLLERMSTKEKPKRNKVISVHPTTSVENVLAGLYKGYSHVILIKSAPPYMCKEKDVLSAYFKRSAGSCAIEDLFR from the coding sequence TTGATACGAATAAACCCGCTTCTTTGGCTGATTGCATTGATCGGCATCGCAACTGGTCACTTTCGGGAGTTTCTTGTCTTGTTTTTCATCATCCTCATTCATGAACTGGGACACGCGTTCGCAGCACTTTTTTTCAAATGGCGGTTGGTTAAAGTGGAATTACTGCCTTTTGGAGGTGTTGCCGAAATGGATGAGTACGGGAATCGTCCTTATCATGAGGAAATCATCGTCACATTAGCAGGTCCTCTCCAACATGTTTGGATGATCAGCCTCGGTATGTTCTGCTTATATAATGGATTAGGTGACCCGTATACACTCGATCTTCTGATATCGATGAATTGGATGATCTTATTGTTCAACTTACTTCCCATATGGCCACTGGATGGAGGTAAGCTCCTTTTCCTATTCATCACCTTGTTTTCCCCATATAAAAAAGCAAAGAAATTCATGTTGTTGATCTCCTGTATATTTCTGCTCATTTTTACAGGGGGGTCGCTCCTTTGGTTTGCTTTTCACTTGAATTTGATCATCATCGTATCTTTCTTACTTTATGCTCACTATGTAGAATGGAAACATCACCCGTATGTGTATGTCCGATTCTTGTTGGAAAGGATGAGTACCAAGGAAAAGCCGAAGAGGAACAAAGTCATCAGTGTTCACCCGACAACAAGTGTAGAAAATGTACTTGCAGGATTATACAAAGGGTACAGCCATGTCATATTAATTAAATCAGCGCCTCCGTATATGTGTAAAGAAAAGGATGTATTGTCGGCTTATTTTAAGCGGAGTGCCGGTTCGTGTGCAATTGAGGATCTTTTTCGTTAA